A single Pedobacter sp. PACM 27299 DNA region contains:
- a CDS encoding peptide MFS transporter → MAENLTLEQIQNFKGKYPKQLWYLFFSEMWERFCFYGMRGMLTYFMVTQLMMKDGDANLQYGATQAFVYAFTFIGGLFADKILGFRKSLFWGGILMIIGSAILSYDPHQFFFLGISFTVVGTGFFKPNISTMVGSLYKGNDPRRDAGFSLFYAGINIGGLLGGYACIYLGKTYSWHLAFGLAGIVMTISLLTFIFTKKTLGPIGLSPFKDEEVTVILPESLDGKLPAEPAVIKTKAINRKWYDYAVYAGSLAIIPVIMTMVAKTQYTDWFMYIIGPATLVYIIYEMSKYGWEERKKLIAAIIFILFSIVFWGIYEQSGGSMALFAARNLDDKLLGVITLDPNGVNNSANSFFVIIFAFVFSLVWIGLAKKKIEPNTVVKFGLGFLFLAGGFFILYSTRFFANAQGIASLDAFTLSYLVITFGELCLSPIGLSIMTKLSPVKLQGVMMGMWFLASAYGQYVAGILGAHMAQGGDNDTTAQKLMTFTEGYKQLAIYALIAGILLIILSPLVKKLMGDVK, encoded by the coding sequence ATGGCTGAAAATCTTACTTTAGAACAAATTCAGAATTTTAAGGGCAAGTATCCAAAACAACTTTGGTACCTGTTCTTCTCAGAAATGTGGGAACGTTTCTGTTTCTACGGAATGCGGGGAATGCTGACCTATTTCATGGTTACGCAGTTGATGATGAAAGACGGCGATGCCAATCTTCAATACGGCGCCACTCAGGCTTTCGTTTATGCCTTCACCTTTATTGGAGGGCTCTTTGCAGATAAAATCTTGGGCTTCCGGAAATCCCTTTTCTGGGGCGGTATCCTGATGATTATCGGTAGTGCAATCCTCTCTTATGACCCGCATCAGTTCTTCTTCCTCGGGATCAGTTTCACCGTAGTCGGTACGGGTTTCTTTAAACCCAACATTTCAACGATGGTAGGCTCCCTTTATAAAGGGAATGACCCACGTCGTGATGCCGGTTTCTCTTTGTTTTATGCTGGGATTAACATTGGTGGACTATTGGGTGGCTACGCCTGTATTTACCTCGGAAAAACCTATTCCTGGCACTTGGCATTCGGCCTTGCCGGAATCGTAATGACCATCAGTTTACTGACTTTCATCTTCACAAAAAAGACCCTGGGTCCGATTGGATTATCTCCTTTTAAAGACGAAGAAGTAACGGTGATCTTACCAGAAAGCCTGGATGGAAAATTGCCTGCTGAACCAGCGGTGATCAAAACCAAAGCGATCAACAGAAAATGGTACGATTATGCCGTATATGCGGGATCATTGGCGATCATTCCTGTGATCATGACCATGGTAGCCAAAACACAATATACCGACTGGTTTATGTACATCATAGGCCCTGCTACCTTAGTTTATATCATTTATGAAATGAGTAAATATGGATGGGAAGAGCGTAAAAAACTAATTGCAGCGATCATTTTCATCTTGTTCTCTATTGTATTCTGGGGGATTTACGAACAAAGCGGTGGCTCTATGGCGCTATTCGCAGCCAGAAACCTGGATGATAAACTCCTAGGCGTCATCACCCTCGATCCAAACGGCGTCAACAACTCTGCGAACTCTTTCTTTGTGATCATTTTTGCCTTTGTCTTCAGTCTGGTATGGATTGGATTGGCGAAGAAAAAAATCGAACCAAATACTGTAGTGAAATTCGGATTGGGCTTTTTATTCCTGGCAGGTGGTTTCTTTATCCTGTACAGCACCCGTTTCTTTGCCAATGCACAAGGTATTGCTTCTTTAGACGCCTTTACATTGTCGTACCTGGTGATTACCTTCGGTGAACTTTGCCTCTCTCCCATCGGTTTATCTATTATGACCAAATTATCCCCGGTTAAATTACAGGGTGTAATGATGGGCATGTGGTTCCTGGCCAGTGCTTATGGTCAGTATGTAGCCGGTATTTTAGGTGCACACATGGCACAGGGTGGAGACAATGACACCACAGCTCAAAAATTAATGACCTTCACAGAGGGCTACAAACAGCTGGCTATTTACGCCTTAATTGCTGGAATATTATTGATTATCCTATCACCATTGGTGAAAAAACTAATGGGAGACGTCAAATAA
- a CDS encoding peptide MFS transporter: MNAQNLDTPNNFFESKVLGHPAGLFVLFFTEMWERFSYYGMRALLVLFLTSSIIGDNPGWGWPRAHALAIYGSYTGLAYLTPILGGYIADRIIGYRWAVIVGALLMTLGHLSMAIEIDHFFMYLGLCLLVVGNGFFKPNMTSIIAQMYKKHPEKKDGAYTIFYMGVNAGAFLGMLLCGYIGESKDWGWAYGFGLAGIFMFIGMVQFYFTQGIFGNIGLKPLKNEVEEVSDNLEESTRNPFSKFDLLLIGVIAVIGLSWIINDPVSKITSMNLFAFNVGSMDGSNFMIITALVLFIFILVKRISQYTPVLRDKMIAVIVLAFITIFFWASFEQAGGSMTIFAKDYTQRILTGDSKVIFNVVNTMITVIPLVIISYVLLKLFSKTFGKYSIGNLVLASGFIIIWVIVIYMLKNQYSEVKSEVPATWFGILNSLFIISCAPIVSKLWESKYNPSATFKNGFGMILLGIGFAVLAYGASTIPQGAAVASVSMIWLVLAYFFHTMGELFISPVGLSYVSKLVPGRMIAIMFGIWYLAIAIGNKVAGTMGGMIDEITSKYSMTTFFLIFTFIPIGLGLIIMMLTPLMKRLMHGVK; the protein is encoded by the coding sequence ATGAATGCACAAAATTTGGACACTCCAAATAACTTTTTTGAGAGTAAGGTACTAGGACATCCAGCAGGTCTGTTTGTTCTATTCTTTACGGAGATGTGGGAAAGATTCTCCTACTATGGGATGCGCGCATTGCTTGTGCTTTTTCTGACTTCTTCCATTATCGGAGACAATCCAGGATGGGGATGGCCAAGAGCTCATGCACTAGCAATTTATGGTTCCTATACAGGTTTAGCTTACTTAACCCCAATCTTAGGGGGGTATATTGCCGACAGGATCATTGGCTACCGCTGGGCAGTAATTGTAGGTGCCTTATTAATGACTTTAGGCCATTTGTCTATGGCCATTGAAATCGACCATTTCTTCATGTACCTGGGCTTATGTCTATTGGTAGTAGGTAATGGTTTCTTCAAACCAAACATGACTTCTATCATTGCACAGATGTACAAAAAACACCCGGAGAAAAAAGATGGTGCCTATACCATTTTCTATATGGGCGTAAACGCTGGTGCATTTTTAGGGATGTTATTGTGCGGATATATCGGAGAAAGCAAAGACTGGGGATGGGCTTATGGATTCGGATTAGCCGGTATCTTTATGTTTATCGGTATGGTTCAGTTCTATTTCACTCAAGGAATTTTCGGCAATATCGGTTTAAAACCGCTTAAAAACGAAGTAGAAGAAGTTTCTGATAATCTTGAAGAAAGCACAAGAAACCCATTCTCTAAATTCGACTTATTGCTGATCGGTGTGATTGCTGTAATTGGCTTATCATGGATCATCAACGATCCGGTTTCCAAAATCACCAGCATGAACTTGTTCGCGTTTAATGTGGGCAGCATGGATGGCAGTAATTTCATGATCATCACTGCATTGGTACTTTTCATCTTTATTTTAGTGAAAAGGATCAGTCAATATACACCAGTATTGCGCGATAAAATGATCGCTGTAATTGTTCTGGCCTTCATTACTATTTTCTTCTGGGCTTCTTTTGAACAAGCAGGTGGTTCAATGACCATCTTTGCAAAGGATTACACCCAACGTATTCTAACCGGTGATTCTAAGGTGATTTTCAATGTAGTCAATACCATGATTACAGTGATTCCTCTAGTCATCATCTCTTATGTATTGCTAAAGCTGTTCTCTAAAACTTTCGGTAAATATTCTATCGGTAACCTTGTTTTAGCTTCAGGATTCATCATCATCTGGGTGATTGTAATCTATATGCTTAAAAACCAATACAGCGAAGTAAAATCAGAAGTTCCAGCCACCTGGTTTGGTATCCTGAACTCGCTGTTCATCATCAGCTGTGCACCAATCGTATCTAAACTATGGGAAAGTAAATACAATCCTTCAGCTACGTTTAAAAACGGATTCGGCATGATTCTTCTAGGAATCGGTTTCGCCGTTCTTGCTTACGGTGCAAGTACCATCCCTCAGGGTGCTGCTGTAGCTTCAGTAAGTATGATCTGGCTGGTATTGGCTTACTTCTTCCATACCATGGGCGAATTGTTCATCTCTCCGGTAGGTTTATCTTATGTAAGTAAGCTTGTTCCTGGAAGAATGATCGCTATTATGTTTGGTATCTGGTATTTAGCCATTGCTATCGGTAACAAAGTTGCGGGTACTATGGGTGGTATGATCGATGAGATCACTTCAAAATATTCCATGACGACCTTCTTCCTGATCTTCACCTTTATCCCTATTGGACTAGGTTTAATCATCATGATGCTGACTCCATTAATGAAACGCCTGATGCACGGTGTAAAATAA
- a CDS encoding acetyl-CoA C-acyltransferase: MREVVIVSAVRTPIGSFGGSLSSFSAPQLGGIAIKAAVEKAGISLADVQEVYMGNVLSANIGQAPATQAAKFAGLPDLPATTINKVCASGTKAIMLAAQSIALGQNDIIVAGGMESMSNVPYYLDKARNGYRLGHGQLTDGLVKDGLWDVYNDYHMGSAAELCAAECEISREDQDAFAISSYQKAQAAQNEGKFDAEIFPVPVKDRKGEVTLISKDEEPFAVKFDKIPGLKPVFKKDGTVTAANASTLNDGAAALVLMSADKAKELGLNPLAKILAYADAQQAPEWFTTAPAKAIPLALKKAGKNISDVDYFEINEAFSVVSLANNKLLELNAEKVNVNGGAVAIGHPLGASGARIVVTLLTVLAQNNGKIGVAGICNGGGGASAIVIEKLS, encoded by the coding sequence ATGAGAGAAGTAGTTATAGTATCTGCAGTTAGAACCCCGATAGGAAGTTTTGGTGGTTCATTATCAAGTTTTTCAGCTCCTCAACTGGGCGGCATAGCCATTAAGGCTGCTGTAGAAAAAGCAGGCATCAGCCTTGCTGACGTTCAGGAAGTATATATGGGCAATGTATTGTCTGCAAATATTGGCCAGGCTCCAGCTACGCAAGCTGCAAAATTTGCCGGTTTACCGGATCTTCCTGCTACCACCATCAATAAAGTATGTGCTTCAGGAACCAAAGCCATCATGCTGGCCGCACAAAGCATCGCCCTTGGCCAAAACGACATTATCGTTGCCGGCGGCATGGAAAGCATGAGCAATGTTCCTTATTATTTAGATAAAGCAAGAAACGGATACCGTTTAGGCCATGGTCAGCTGACCGACGGCTTAGTAAAGGACGGCCTCTGGGATGTATATAATGATTACCACATGGGTTCTGCCGCAGAGCTCTGTGCTGCAGAATGCGAAATTAGCCGCGAAGACCAGGATGCTTTTGCCATCAGTTCTTATCAAAAAGCCCAGGCAGCGCAAAATGAAGGCAAATTCGATGCAGAAATTTTTCCTGTACCTGTAAAAGACCGCAAAGGCGAAGTGACCCTGATTTCGAAAGACGAAGAGCCATTCGCTGTTAAATTCGATAAAATCCCTGGCTTAAAACCAGTATTCAAGAAAGATGGAACGGTAACCGCAGCAAACGCTTCCACCTTAAATGATGGTGCGGCTGCATTGGTACTGATGAGTGCTGATAAAGCAAAGGAACTTGGATTAAATCCATTGGCAAAAATCCTGGCCTATGCAGATGCACAGCAGGCACCGGAATGGTTTACTACTGCGCCAGCAAAAGCAATTCCTCTTGCCTTAAAAAAAGCAGGTAAAAATATCAGCGACGTAGATTATTTTGAAATCAACGAAGCCTTCTCTGTAGTTTCTTTAGCAAACAACAAATTGTTGGAATTAAATGCAGAAAAAGTAAACGTAAATGGTGGCGCCGTAGCCATTGGACATCCACTGGGTGCCTCTGGTGCCAGAATCGTAGTGACCTTACTCACAGTATTGGCCCAAAACAACGGAAAAATCGGCGTAGCCGGAATTTGTAATGGTGGTGGTGGTGCCAGCGCAATTGTTATTGAAAAGTTAAGCTAA
- a CDS encoding SPFH domain-containing protein produces MYQEKIITPPSGYLTFVLFLALLGGGIYALASKQYAVGAIALAINFILVLPGLIINNPNESKVLTLFGKYVGTVKTDGFFWVNPLTIKKSVSLKARNLNGHQIKVNDKLGNPIEIAAVVVWQIQETAKAMFAVEDYLQYVAIQSEAAVRHLANIFPYDNFEDEEATITLKDGAEKVSSLLEAELSERLSRAGIEVIEARISHLAYAQEIASAMLQRQQATAVIAARKLIVEGAVSMVEMALDRLSEKNIVELDEERKASMVSNLLVVLCGERNVQPILNTGTLYN; encoded by the coding sequence ATGTATCAGGAAAAAATCATTACTCCCCCATCGGGCTACCTTACATTTGTCCTCTTTCTGGCGCTCTTAGGCGGCGGAATCTATGCATTAGCCAGTAAACAATATGCGGTTGGCGCGATCGCCCTTGCCATCAACTTCATTCTGGTTTTACCAGGGCTGATCATCAACAATCCAAATGAATCAAAAGTACTTACCCTTTTTGGAAAGTATGTAGGCACCGTAAAAACAGACGGGTTTTTCTGGGTAAACCCATTAACGATTAAAAAGAGTGTTTCTTTAAAAGCGAGAAACCTGAATGGTCACCAGATCAAGGTAAATGACAAACTAGGAAACCCGATTGAAATTGCAGCTGTAGTAGTCTGGCAAATTCAGGAAACGGCAAAGGCGATGTTTGCAGTGGAAGATTACCTGCAATATGTAGCGATTCAAAGTGAAGCGGCAGTCAGACATTTAGCCAATATCTTCCCTTACGACAACTTTGAAGATGAAGAAGCCACCATCACGCTAAAAGATGGCGCAGAAAAAGTAAGCTCCCTTTTAGAAGCAGAGTTGAGCGAACGCTTGTCGAGAGCAGGAATTGAAGTCATTGAAGCCCGAATTTCACACTTAGCCTATGCACAGGAAATTGCCAGTGCGATGCTGCAGCGCCAACAGGCTACGGCAGTAATCGCTGCCCGGAAATTAATCGTAGAAGGCGCAGTGAGTATGGTAGAAATGGCATTGGACAGACTTTCAGAAAAAAACATCGTAGAGCTTGATGAAGAACGTAAAGCCTCCATGGTGAGTAACCTATTGGTGGTCCTTTGCGGCGAAAGGAATGTACAGCCTATCCTGAATACCGGTACGCTATACAATTAA
- a CDS encoding HD family phosphohydrolase: MAKIKKNSHRVLYRKYSSNIKYVMMVLSVLIITVFLPKQPRFRYEFEKGEIWKNKDLVSPFSFAILKTIPQVTTDKKDALNNVLPIYKMNTELIHNVEEAYSNEFDVKWKTNAFPEEDKAAYKASSLKLLESIYNRGIIAMNVKHQKGNKYYDFALLNNNISKNLSTQDVFTVQSALEYFEKNYTSVNLKVKEMIVGLVEDHLQPNIIFDEKLTNIVQENTINSLSTTRGMVQKGELIIAKDNVVDDEIYQKLLSFKEAYEAQTKTIGDSKLVYLGQILLVGFIVSLLMFFLKLFRKDIFADNRQLSLLLLVITTMLLCLTWAIKLNLPSIYYIPFCIVPIIIRILFDTRLALYLHLLVILIAGFFVPNSFEFVFYQITSGMVAIYSIRNLIKREQLLLSALFILSAYFVSFLGIGLLREGSFSEIEWLNFVPFIISVLLSLLAYPLIYAFERLFGITSDVALIELTNTNNKLLRELAFKAPGTFQHSLQVANLAEAAIFKIGGNSLLVRAGALYHDIGKIENPQYFIENQNTALSPHDKLPYEQSAQIIIKHVHKGIEITRRHQLPESVIDFIRTHHGNTRVDYFYQSFLKNSPEKFVDENIFRYPGPIPFSKETGVLMLADSVEAASRSLKNPDAQSINDLVERIINYKLEQNQLDNCDITLKDLETIKLIFKTMLMSIYHVRIDYLQNV; encoded by the coding sequence TTGGCAAAAATCAAAAAGAATTCCCACAGGGTGCTTTATCGTAAGTATTCATCAAACATCAAATATGTGATGATGGTACTGTCTGTATTGATCATAACGGTGTTTTTACCTAAACAACCCAGGTTCAGATATGAATTTGAAAAGGGGGAGATCTGGAAAAATAAAGACCTGGTTTCTCCATTCAGCTTTGCGATCTTGAAAACAATCCCTCAGGTGACGACGGATAAAAAGGATGCTTTGAACAATGTGCTGCCTATCTATAAGATGAATACGGAGCTGATTCACAATGTGGAGGAAGCTTATTCCAATGAATTTGATGTAAAATGGAAGACCAATGCTTTTCCTGAAGAAGATAAGGCTGCTTATAAAGCTTCTTCTTTGAAACTGCTGGAATCGATTTACAACAGAGGCATCATTGCGATGAATGTAAAACATCAGAAAGGGAATAAATACTATGATTTTGCGCTGTTAAACAATAATATCAGTAAAAACCTGAGTACCCAGGATGTTTTTACTGTACAATCTGCGTTAGAATACTTTGAGAAAAATTATACTTCAGTGAACCTGAAAGTTAAAGAGATGATTGTCGGGTTGGTAGAAGATCATTTGCAGCCCAATATTATTTTCGATGAAAAGCTGACTAATATTGTCCAGGAAAATACGATCAACAGTCTTTCTACTACCCGTGGGATGGTACAGAAAGGGGAGCTGATCATTGCGAAAGACAATGTGGTGGATGACGAAATCTATCAAAAGTTACTCTCTTTTAAAGAGGCTTATGAAGCACAAACGAAAACTATTGGCGACAGTAAACTCGTTTACCTCGGACAAATTTTACTGGTAGGCTTTATTGTAAGTCTGCTGATGTTCTTTTTAAAGCTGTTCAGGAAGGATATTTTTGCGGACAACCGTCAGCTGTCTTTATTACTATTGGTGATCACCACGATGCTGCTGTGCTTGACCTGGGCGATTAAACTGAACCTGCCTAGCATCTATTACATTCCCTTCTGTATTGTACCAATCATCATTCGGATTTTGTTTGATACGCGTTTAGCATTATACCTGCATTTGCTGGTGATCCTGATTGCCGGTTTCTTTGTGCCGAACAGTTTTGAGTTCGTCTTTTACCAGATTACTTCAGGGATGGTGGCGATTTATAGTATCAGAAACCTGATAAAAAGAGAGCAATTGCTGCTTTCTGCCTTATTCATACTTTCGGCTTATTTTGTTTCCTTCCTAGGGATTGGATTATTGAGAGAAGGATCATTCTCTGAGATTGAGTGGCTTAACTTTGTGCCTTTCATTATCAGTGTACTATTGTCGCTCCTGGCTTATCCATTAATTTATGCTTTTGAAAGGCTGTTCGGCATCACTTCAGATGTGGCCTTGATTGAATTGACGAATACGAATAATAAATTATTGAGAGAGCTGGCGTTTAAAGCGCCTGGTACCTTCCAGCATTCTTTACAGGTAGCGAATCTCGCAGAAGCTGCAATATTTAAAATAGGAGGGAACTCGCTATTGGTAAGAGCTGGTGCATTGTATCACGATATCGGTAAAATTGAGAATCCTCAATACTTTATAGAGAATCAGAATACAGCGCTCAGTCCGCATGATAAGCTGCCTTATGAGCAAAGTGCACAGATCATCATTAAACATGTTCATAAAGGCATAGAAATTACTCGCAGACATCAATTACCGGAAAGTGTGATCGATTTTATCAGAACGCACCATGGAAATACCAGGGTAGATTATTTCTATCAGTCGTTTTTGAAGAACTCTCCGGAGAAATTTGTGGACGAAAACATCTTCCGTTACCCTGGTCCGATCCCTTTTTCTAAGGAAACTGGGGTATTAATGCTGGCAGATTCAGTGGAAGCAGCCTCAAGAAGTCTTAAAAATCCGGACGCGCAAAGTATAAATGACCTGGTCGAAAGGATCATTAACTATAAATTAGAACAAAATCAGTTAGATAATTGCGATATTACTTTAAAAGATTTAGAAACTATAAAGTTGATATTCAAGACTATGCTGATGAGCATCTATCATGTGCGTATAGATTACCTACAAAATGTTTAA
- the uraH gene encoding hydroxyisourate hydrolase gives MKKLILGVLLILLSRTTHAQDPSYLLSSHILDISTGLPAPGVPVKLEQLNEQTKLWTLIDQKSTDENGRIKNFLEEKHSQKGIYKLTFLTADYFKHKNTDSFYPFIQVVFQIKDSKHYHVPITLSPYGYSTYRGN, from the coding sequence ATGAAAAAATTAATTTTAGGTGTCCTGCTTATTTTATTAAGCCGCACAACTCATGCACAAGATCCATCCTATCTATTGTCCAGTCACATCCTCGATATATCTACAGGACTTCCGGCACCTGGTGTTCCTGTAAAACTGGAGCAATTAAATGAACAGACGAAATTGTGGACTTTAATCGATCAAAAGAGCACGGATGAAAATGGAAGAATTAAAAACTTTCTGGAAGAAAAGCATTCTCAAAAAGGAATATACAAACTAACATTTCTAACAGCTGATTATTTTAAACATAAAAATACTGATAGCTTTTATCCCTTTATTCAAGTGGTATTTCAAATAAAAGACAGCAAACACTACCATGTGCCAATCACCTTGTCGCCCTATGGTTACAGCACTTATAGAGGTAATTAA
- a CDS encoding heme-binding protein — MRLGRSIILSFFLPITAYGQTNNSQLAAGLLIKSDQLTLQTALHLTDLARTKAAALKKEVAIAILDSGGQIIMISRGDGVGFHNTEAARRKAFTAVSTKTTTLTLSRNARSNPDTENLASLPELLLLGGGVPIYHNGKVIGAIGIAGGGSPNNDDLIGKSARIIAADIIAQ; from the coding sequence ATGCGATTAGGTAGATCTATAATTTTATCCTTTTTTTTACCCATCACTGCATATGGGCAAACTAACAATAGCCAACTTGCAGCAGGACTTCTTATAAAATCGGATCAACTGACACTTCAGACTGCGCTTCACCTTACTGATTTAGCAAGGACGAAAGCAGCTGCTTTAAAAAAAGAGGTGGCTATTGCGATATTGGATTCGGGAGGACAGATCATCATGATCAGCAGAGGTGACGGAGTAGGTTTTCACAATACAGAAGCCGCCAGGCGCAAAGCATTTACAGCAGTGTCTACAAAAACAACTACACTCACACTATCAAGAAATGCGCGATCAAATCCAGATACAGAAAATTTAGCCAGTTTACCAGAACTTTTACTGCTAGGTGGAGGAGTTCCTATTTACCACAATGGGAAAGTAATTGGGGCAATCGGTATAGCTGGAGGCGGCAGTCCAAATAATGACGATCTGATAGGGAAATCAGCTAGAATCATAGCCGCTGATATTATTGCTCAATAG